In Oceanobacillus sp. FSL K6-2867, one DNA window encodes the following:
- the gndA gene encoding NADP-dependent phosphogluconate dehydrogenase, translating to MSQQQIGVIGLAVMGKNLALNIESRGNSVAVFNRSYEKTEDFLANEAQGKNFVGAKTIEEFVNSLEKPRKILLMVKAGAATDATIESLQPYLEKGDILIDGGNTLFEDTMRRNKMLDETGIHFIGTGVSGGEEGALNGPSMMPGGQKEAYELVAPIFEAISAKVDGDPCVTYIGPNGAGHFVKMVHNGIEYGDMQLIAEAYDILKNVLGMDAGELHEVFTEWNKGELDSYLIEITADIFTKTDDETGKPLVDVIMDKAGQKGTGKWTSKNALDLGVPLPLITESVFARFISSLKDERVKASGELSGPSVQKHEGNRKELIEAVRKALYMSKIVSYAQGFAQMRAASEENGWDLQYGDIAMIWRGGCIIRANFLQKIKDAYDREPQLANLMLDPYFKEVVENYQSALREVVALAVQNGIAVPTFSSAVAYYDSYRTADLPANLIQAQRDYFGAHTYERKDKEGTFHTNWF from the coding sequence GGACTTCCTGGCTAATGAAGCGCAAGGAAAGAATTTTGTTGGTGCGAAAACCATTGAAGAGTTTGTGAATTCTTTAGAAAAGCCTCGTAAAATTCTATTGATGGTTAAAGCAGGAGCTGCAACAGATGCAACCATTGAATCTTTACAACCTTACTTAGAAAAAGGCGATATCCTGATCGATGGCGGAAACACCTTGTTTGAGGATACGATGCGCCGCAATAAAATGCTTGATGAAACAGGCATTCACTTTATCGGAACAGGAGTTTCCGGCGGAGAAGAAGGAGCACTTAACGGACCTTCCATGATGCCTGGTGGACAGAAGGAAGCTTATGAGCTTGTTGCACCTATCTTTGAAGCGATTTCTGCAAAAGTGGATGGCGATCCATGTGTCACATACATTGGACCAAATGGTGCTGGGCACTTCGTGAAAATGGTACATAATGGAATTGAATACGGTGATATGCAATTAATCGCAGAGGCGTATGATATTTTAAAAAATGTACTCGGCATGGATGCTGGGGAGCTGCATGAGGTATTTACAGAGTGGAACAAGGGTGAGCTTGACAGTTACCTAATTGAGATTACTGCAGATATCTTTACGAAAACAGATGACGAAACAGGAAAGCCTCTAGTAGATGTCATCATGGATAAAGCGGGACAAAAAGGAACTGGAAAATGGACAAGTAAAAATGCGTTGGATCTAGGTGTTCCACTACCACTTATTACGGAATCTGTATTTGCACGATTCATTTCTTCCTTGAAGGATGAGCGTGTAAAAGCTAGTGGTGAACTATCTGGTCCAAGCGTACAAAAACACGAAGGTAATCGCAAAGAGCTAATCGAAGCGGTTCGTAAAGCACTATATATGAGTAAGATTGTTTCCTATGCACAAGGATTTGCACAAATGCGTGCAGCATCTGAAGAGAATGGCTGGGATCTTCAATATGGTGATATTGCGATGATCTGGCGTGGAGGCTGTATTATCCGTGCAAACTTCCTGCAAAAGATTAAAGATGCATACGATCGTGAACCGCAACTAGCTAACTTGATGCTAGACCCATATTTTAAAGAAGTTGTGGAGAACTATCAATCTGCCTTACGTGAAGTTGTTGCTTTAGCAGTACAAAACGGAATTGCTGTACCAACATTCTCTAGTGCGGTTGCTTACTATGATAGCTATCGCACAGCAGACCTGCCAGCAAACTTAATTCAAGCACAGCGTGACTACTTTGGTGCCCATACGTATGAGCGCAAAGATAAAGAAGGTACATTCCATACAAACTGGTTTTAA